The nucleotide window TGGCGGCGTCCATGGCCACGGTGTCATCAAAGCTTTCCACCGTCAGCCCGGTGACATGGGGAAGTTCACCACGCTGGGTTTCCTTGGCATAGCCCAGCAGCGCACCAGCAGCAGCGACGGCTACCTGTGTGGGTTCGCCCAAGCCGGCCAGATCCTGCACCTGAAACTGCTGGCACAGCTGGCGGCGGGCGGATTCTTCATCGAACTCCCAGTCCGGACGCTTGCGACTACCGGTTTTGTCCGCCCAACGACCAGGCAAGGTGCGGTCTTCACTGTAAAGCAGCTCGGCTGGGGACCAGCGCTCCAGCAACGCCTGCAGTTGCTCGCTACCCTCTACCTGCGTTACTACAAAACGGCCGGCTGCCACATCCAGACTGGCGCAGCCATACAGGCCCCTGTCTTCATAAAGCGCGCACAACAGATTGTCGCGGCGTTCTTCCAAAAGCGCTTCGTCACTGACCGTGCCTGGGGTGACGATGCGTACTACCTTGCGCTCCACCGGCCCTTTGGCCAGCGCCGGGTCGCCAATCTGTTCTGCAATGGCCACGGATTCACCCAGCTTCACCAATCGGGCCAGATAACCCTCCGCCGCGTGATAAGGGATCCCCGCCATGGGAATCGGCTTGCCGGCACTCTGGCCGCGCTGGGTCAGAGTAATATCCAGCAGCCGCGAGGCCTTCTGGGCATCGCCAAAGAACAGCTCATAGAAATCCCCCATGCGATAGAACAGAAGCTGATCCGGGTGTTCAGCCTTGATGGCAAGGAATTGCTGCATCATCGGCGTATGTTGGCTCAGGTCCGCGCTCACGCTTCCTCCGGGGTTTCAGTGACAGAAATCAAAGGAGGGATGATATAGGGATTGGGGGAAGGAATCATGGGGGGAGAAAGAGAATAGGGGAAGTTGCCGGAAGGCGTCTTTACTGTTGGAGTTGGACGTCCTGTGATGTTGCTTATGGGCAGGCTCGTTTGTCCTTACCTGGATGGGAGTGGAAAAGAAATGTCTGGAAAGAAGTCACACAGCTGGGTGCCTGGTGATGTGGTTGGCGTACCGCTTGATGATCGAGGTTTTGCTTATGGACGCATCCGTGAACATGGAGTGGCCTTCTACGACTTTTTCACACAACGCCTTGAGAATGACCTGGGCCTGATCATCAGCCATGACATCGCTTTTTCCGTTGTTGTTCACAGGTCAGCGTTACGCCGCTGGGAAAAGCTGGGGTCTGTGTCGCTGGAGAATCATCTGGAAGGCTATATCCGAAATTTCAGGCAGGACATCCAGTATCCGGAGCAATGTGTGGTCATGAATGAAGAGGGCCAAGAATTCAGCGCATCACCCGAAGAGTGTATTGGTCTCGAACGTTCTTCAGTATGGGAGCGGACTCACGTCGAGGATCGGTTGAAAGATTGTCGGGACGGGCGGGAAAATGTCTGGGTGAGCATGCTCAGCGTTAAGTTGGTATGAGCGAGGGGGATTCGGGGTTGTGTGACGCGCGTCACACTGATCCAAATTCTTGCATAAAGCTCGACTGTTTTGATATACCTTGCGCCCACCATTAGGAAAATAATATTAGCCGTTTGGGGCGGCTAAAGGACAAGGATCTGGGGGCAGAGTGTCTGTTTATCGCTACCGTGCGATCAATGCGCAGGGGAGGTTAGTGGCGGGTGAAATCCTGGCAGCAACCCCTGGGGAAGCGCGTGAGCGTCTGGTTGCCCAGTCGCTGTTGCCGCGTCAGGTCAGCCGCAAGCTGTTCGCCGCCCGTTCTGGCGGTAGCGCCGAATTACTGTTGTTTTCCCAGTCTCTTCATACGCTTCTACAGACCGGCAGTGAATTTCTGCCTGCCCTTACCATTGCTCATCAGCGCATGAAAGCCGGTCCGCTGGCGGAGTCGGTTGGTCGGGCGATTACTGATATCCGCGCAGGTCACCAGCCTTCCCAGGCGTTCTCCCGGGATGTTCACCTCTTCGGGCCGCTGTGGATTGCCGCTTTAAAAGCGGGCGAATCCTCTGGTGAGCTGGCACAGGCCATCGGGGCTTATGAAGAACATCTGGATCGCTCTCTGACGCTCAAGCGCAAAACCGTATCAGCAGTGACCTATCCGATTCTGGTCATGAGTCTGATCGTGGTGGTAGTGGGTGTGCTGGTGACGGTAGTGGTTCCCAAGCTAACGGCGGGGTACGCGAGCATGGGGACAGAATTACCCCTGGCGACGCGCTTGCTCATGGGGATTAGTCTGGCGACGCCCTGGTTGGCGTTGTTGGTGGTGGTGCTTGTTACGCTGGCGATACTGGTTTACCGATTCCGACTGTCTGCGCTTCAGCGTGCGCGAATGAAAAATCGCATTCTTTCCAGGCTCCCGCTACTGGGGGCCATTCGCTCGGATATGTTGACGGTGAACTTCACTGCGACCCTGGCTCTGTTACTCAAATCCGGTCTTCATGTGCATGACTCATTAGCGCAAATGGCGCGGATGGAAAGCGATGCCGACCTGGAACAACGCTACCAGTCCGCTTCTGCTGTTGTGGAAAAAGGCAACGGCGTTACCGAGAGTTTTTCACGGTTCGCGCTGTTGCCTGAGTCCGCGCTGCAAATGCTGGAAGCCGGTGAGCATAGCGGCGAACTGCAAACCATCCTGCAGCGTATCTCTGCATTTTATAAGGGCAGCCTGGATGTGGCCATTCAGCGTTTCTCTACTCTGGCAGAGCCGGTACTCATGCTGGTGATCGGCGTGGTGGTGGGGTTTGTCATGGTGGCGGTTTACCTGCCCATCTTTTCCATGTCACAGGGGCTGCAATGAGTACGGACAAGATTACCCGCCCCCTGGTCGCGGCCTTGATTCGCAAAGGGGCTTTGAAAGGGGAAACGGAAGGGCTGATAGGTATCGCCGGGGACAGCGGCCATCATCTGGTCTCCGAAGGGTTCGTGAGCGAGAAGGTGCGGCTGGAGACTCTGGCAGAGTTGCTGCATCTGGATTACATCGAGTTGCCGGTGGATTTCAGGATTCCAGAGGCGCTTTTGAACGAGCTCTCTGCCGAAACCATCAAGCAGCACCAATGCGTGCCGGTTTCGGATGAAGGCGGTGTTATCCGGGTCGCACTCGCTTACCCCTATGACGCGGGCATCGAAGACATAATTCACGCCAAAACCGGAGCGCCGGTGAAGCTGGCCCTGTGTGATCGCGAGCAGATTCAGGGAGTACTCAAACGCAGTAATCTGGATCGCCAGATTCTCCGTGATGCTTCTGTGGGGCTGAAGTCTGTTGCTGGCGATGGGCCAGATCGAAGCGGGATCGTGGACCTGGCCGACGACCATGACGACCCGGTGGTTAAACTGTTAAACCAGATTCTGGGCGATGCGACTCGCCGCCAGTGCAGCGATATCCATGTGGAGTCTGAGCCTGCAGGTATCGGCATCAAGTATCGTGTGGACGGTGTGCTGTTACCTTCCGAGCTCACTGTGGGTGACCGTTACGCCGATCAGCTGGTGTCCCGCATCAAGGTCATGGCCGATCTGGATATTTCGGAAAAACAGAAACCGCAGGATGGTCGCTTTCGCCTCAAGGACGGTAGCGCAGAAGTGGATGTGCGTGTGTCGGTGGTGCCCACCAGCCATGGTGAAGACGTGGTCATGCGTCTGCTGGATCAGCATGCCCTGGCCGGGAAAGACCAGACCCTTTCTCTGGAAGGGCTGGGGTTGAGCGATGCGGTGCTCAACCGATATCGAGAAAGTATTCATGAACCGTTCGGGCTGATTCTGCTTACCGGTCCCACTGGCAGTGGCAAGACTACATCCTTGTATGCCGCGCTGAATGAAACCAATACCGGATTGGAAAAAATCATCACCGTAGAAGATCCGGTGGAATATCAGCTGCCTGGCATCGTGCAGATTCCGGTCAACGAAAAGAAAGGGCTCACCTTTGCCCGTGGTCTACGCGCCATTCTTCGCCATGACCCGGACAAAATCATGATTGGTGAGATCCGGGATGCGGAAACCGCTGAAATCGCGGTGCAGGCGGCGTTAACCGGCCATCTGGTGTTTTCTACTGTGCATGCCAACACCACCCTGGATGTGGTGGGTCGTATTCACCACATGGGCGTGGATCGATACAACTTCGTCTCGTCCCTTAAATGCATTCTTGGGCAGCGCTTATTGCGCAAATTGTGTTCGCATTGCGCGAGCAGTCAGGGGCCACAGCCCCGTGAACGGCAACTGTTTGATTCCCAACGGCTCACACCGCCAGCGCAACTGCCGGTTGCCGTGGGGTGTGAGCATTGTGAGCACACTGGCTACAAGGGGCGCTTTGCGGTGGCCGAATTTATTTATTTCACCCCTGAGCTAAAGCAGATGTTCATTGATCAGGCCCCCTTTAGGGAGATCACAGCCGAACTGGAGAAACAGGCTTTTTCGTCAATGCGAACCGAAGCGTTAAAGCGCGTCGCAGCCGGTGAGACCACATTGGTGGAAGTGGAGCGCACTACCCAGAGGGGGATGCTCTGATGTGGCCGACTAAATCCTACAAGGCGTCCGTGTGTCTGGGACGCACTGGCGTGGCCGTCGCACTCCAGCCAGGCAAAGACTCGGAGGTGCAGGCTTCTGCGTTCTTCCCGGCGTCAGAACCCGTAAGCCCGGTGCAGCTTGAAGGCATCGCGTCGCTGATGGCAGAAGCACAGACCTGGCTGGCAGAGCAGGTGGGTCGCCAGTTCCTCGAGGTGTCAGTTTATGTGGCTGATCCTCTGCTGACACACCATGTGCTGTCACTGGAGGCCTGGCCAGCTTCACGGCGAGCCCAGGAAGAATTGGTGCGCTGGCGCCTCAAAGAGGAAGCCAGTCTGGATCAGGATGATCTTTGTGTGGTGTGGAAACGGTTCCCACAGACGGAAGGGGAGGGCGTCGCGCTGCAGGTCATGGCGCTCCCTGAACCGATGCGCGAGGCCATGGTCTCGAGTTTCCGTCAGTGCCATTGGCCGGTGTTGTTACTGACATCCCAGGCCATTGGCCTGAACCGCCCTGCCATGCATGACGTTGATAAGGGGCTGCAGCTGGTGATCAGTGATGATTACTGGCTGGCCCGCCACAGTGAAAACGGGAGGGTCAGCCAGATCCGTTGTCGCTGGTTTGGTCTGGATGATCAGGCACTGGAGCGTGAGATCGCACGCTCTCTGAATGTGGAAGGGGTGAGCCGCGTGCAGCTGGTGTCTTTTGAGCAGGCGAACGACAAAGCCGAGCGGGCAAATCAACAGTTTGTCGCTGCACTGCCGGAAGGAGAGCTGGACTACCTTCCTATCACCCAAGCTGACAAGCAGGGTGCTCCTGCACTGACACAACTGGCGGTCTGGTTTGCGGAGGGACGCGTATGAATGCGTTGAATTTTCAACAACCCGTTCTCCAGCTTCGTAAAGCCCTGCAGATACTGTTGCCGACTTTGCTGGCGGCTGCCGTCGTGGGCCTGATAGCCGCCGTAGTGCAAGGCTTCCTGCTGGAGCAGGAAAATGCGGATATGCGCCAGGCCATGGCCAGGCAGAAGGCGGCCATGGGGGAAGAGGCCATGGCCGTGGCGGATCTCGAAACCCTGCGGGATCAGGCGCGCCAACTGAACACCTTGATTGCTCACAAGGGTGAGCCGGTCGGCGCAGTGCTACAGGCTGTGGAACGGTCCTTGCTGGTGAATGTACGGATTGACCGATTCGAATATAGCGCCGCTAACGGCAGCGCCACATTGGAGGCGGCATCGCCGAGCACCATTAACCTGTCAGACTTTGTCAGCAATCTGGAAGCCATGCCTCTGTTTGATCAGGTGGTGGTGGCACGCCAGCAAAAAGATGAGACGGCCGAGGCGCTCAATCGTTATGAAATCCTGCTGACAGCGGAGGCTGCACGATGAGGGAGTGGGTATCTGCTGAACTGCGCCGCCCCCGGTATCGCACGTTGTGGTGGCTGAATGTGCTGGTATTGGCGCTGGCACTGATCGTGATGTTGGCCATTGTGTTGCCGCTGCGTGAGCAGTTGGTTGCCAACCAGGCGGCCAAGGCCAGTCAGTCCACCAGCTATGCCTTGTACCAGAAGCTTGAGGGTGAACGGGAGGAGATCCTGCGACTGCAGGAGCAATTGCCCGCGCTGGTGGAGAAACAGCAGTGGCAGGGATCGTCTGCGGAATTTTCGCGTGCGGTACTGGATGCGGGTACCCGGGCGGGCGTGGTGTTGCAGAAAGAGCTCAATGCCAGCCGCACCCGGGACGGCGCGCAGGTCTATTCCAAGGTGCTTAACTTCGATGCGGACTATGACACGGTGAAATCCTTTCTGAGCGAAGTGGCTGCCCTGGAGATGCTGGTGGTGCCATCACGCCTGGTACTCAAGCCCTCAGGCGATCAGCTCGCCGTTACCCTTGAGCTCACCGCCTTTGTGGAGGTGCGCGAATGAAGGACGTCATTGCCTGGGGGGGCGCGTTGGCAGCATTAGCCGTGTTGTTAGTGCTGCTGGTGATCAACACGTCGTCCGCGCCTGCGCTGACTGTCTCAGTGACGACGCTGGATGCGTCCAGCTTTGCGGTGTTCGCAGTGGACGCAAGCATCTCTGATCATGAAACTGCGGAGCCTCGCAACCCGTTCCGTTATGCCCCGGTGAGTGAGGAAGGCGAGTTTGATCAGCCCATCAGTGCCGAGCACCAGGCCAGCATGAATTTTCCCATGCTGGCGGTGGAAGGCGTGTTGTTGAGGCGTTCTGGCAAGCAGGCGTTTGTACGTTATGAATCCCACCGGCGAGCCGTCGCCGAGGGAGAAGAAATTGTAGATGGATTCACGGTGGCCGCCATCGACGAGGAAAGTGTCTTGGTGTCCAACCTGTGGGGGAAGAGTCGGCGTTATTACGTCATGCCCTGAGGCATTGCTGATAACGCAGTAGTGACAACATAGATCCGGCCCAAGCCGGACACAATGATTGGGAAGTCGAATGTTGAGGTTGTTAGTTCCTGTTGTCTGCCTGCTGGTGGCGGGGTGTCTGGCCCATGTGGAGATGGAACCGCCACTGGAAAACCCGGATGACTGGCTGCAGGTGGTCATGGATCACCGTGCCGCAGTCAATGCCTCTCCCGAGGATAGCTACGCGCGGATCAAGCTGGAAAAAGTCGAGCAGTCTGCGGCGGAGCATTATCTGGCGCTGGGGAATCAGCAGCTAGCCGAAGGCAATATGGATGAAGCGATTGCCGAGTACCGTAGCGGCCTGATTGCTCGCCCCAATGGCGAGCGGCTCAAGCATGCCATGGGCACAGCCCTGGCAGCCAAGGAAGCGCAGAGCCTGTATCAGCAGGCAGTTTCCTTCATCCAGCTGGATCGCTTTAATGAGGCAGAGGAACGCCTTGAGGATGCACTGGACCTCAACCCCCATCATGAGCAAGCTCGCGAGCGCCTCAGCTATCTGAAAAACCGCAAAGCCAATCTGCGTGAGCGCCGCTCTGTCTTTACCTCACAGGAAAAGATTTCTCTGAGTTTCAACAACACCGACGTGCGTGATGTGTTCATGTACCTGGCGGAGGCCTACAAGCTCAACGTGATTTTCGACAATGAGATCAGCGGGCAGCCGGTCACCATTCGGGCAGAAAAAGTCACCCTGAAACAGGCCGTGGATCTGTTATTGAGAGCGTCTAAAACCCAGATCAAACAGATCGGTTCCAACACCCTGCTGGTGGCACCGGATACCGAAGAAAAGCGGGCCGAGTATCAGGACCGCCTGCTGCGCACCTACAGCTTGAATACCATCAAGGCCGCTGAGATGGCAGAGATTCTCAAGGCCAGCCTTAGCCTGGACACGGTGGTCGTCAATGAGCATATGAATACCCTCAGTGTGCGCGAGACCGAGGACATGCTGCCGCTGGTGGAGAACCTGGTCATCGCCAATGACCAGCCCGCCGGGGAAGTGATCCTCGATGTGGAAGTGCTGGAGGTGGATCGCACCAAGACCGAGCAGTTGGGTCTGAATCTGGGTGAACAGGTAACGCTGGATTACCCCCAGTACACCGTGTCAGATTCCTTCCGTGATTCCGTGCTGCGCAAGGGCGTGGTGACCATTCCCACCATCACGTTCAACTATCTGAAGAAAGACGTGGACGCCACCATCCTGGCCAGCCCTTCATTGCGGGCAGTGGATAATCAGGAAGCGCGGCTGCACATCGGTGAGCGCGTGCCGCTGCGCTCTTCCACCATCCTCGATGCCACCGGTCAGACCCGCACCACCTTTGAATACCGCGATGTGGGTATCAAGCTGGAAGTGGTGCCGGACATCCATCTGGATGGCTCGGTGACGGCCAATGTGAAAGTGGAAGTGAGCGCGCTGGGCTCCAATGTGGGTACTCCGGATGAGCCGGCCATCAGCATCCTGACCCGCCATGTGGAAACCGGCATGCTCCTCAAGGACGGCGAAACCGCAGTGATCGGGGGGCTGATCCAGAGCATGGAGGGCAACAACAAGGCCAGACCCGTAGGGCTCGGAGAGATTCCCGGTCTGGGGCGTTTGTTCACCAATTCCAGCGATGAAAAGCGTCGCACCGATGTCATGCTCACCATCACCCCGCGCATCGTTCGCGCCCAGGCGTTGCCGCCGCATTCCGTGCGTGAGTTCTATGCGGGCAGTGGCAACCGGCTCAGCGCAAGCTATGGGCTCGCCTACATGCCCACCAATAACACCATTCGCATCGGCGATGCCTACAGCGGTCAGCGCCAACAGCAGCGCAGCGATGCACTGCCAGACGCTCCACAAGGAAAGGTGCTGGCGGAAGATTCGGCACTGCCGCCGTCCGGGACCCGCTTGCTGTTTACCGACAGCAAGTACCAGACGGCACCGGGCCAGGAAGTCAGTGTGGTCATGCGCGCGCAGTCACTCAGCAGCATCAAAGCCCTGCCACTGCAGTTCATGTATAACCCGGCTATGCTGGAATTCGTCAAAGCCGAGCCGCTAGCCGGCGGTACCTTGTCGGTGAGTGAAAGCGAAGGGCAGAAACCGGGCATGACCTCGCTGATGCTGTCGGGCACCCCAGGCAGCGCCAGCGGAGATCTGGTGAAGATCACCCTCAAGGGCAAGCAGGCGGGGATTTCCTATTTCATGTCCAAGCCCGCCGTGCTGGAAACGGCCAAGGGCGATACGTTGCCACTGGATAGCGTCATGTCCCGGGTACTGGTGAACTGAGTATGGCGGTGCGCGGGTTTTCCCTGGTGGAGATGCTGGTCTCGGTCATGATCCTCGGCATTCTCGCGGTGGTGGCGTTGCCGCAGTACCAGAATCAGGTGCGTCGCGAAAAGGAACAGGACCTGCGCGAGGCGTTACGCACCGTGCGTACGGCTATTGATGCTTTCCATGAAGACTGGAAGCAGGGTCGGATTCCGCCGGGTGGCCTGGCCAGTGAGAATGGCTACCCGGTGTCGCTGGCAGTGCTGGTGAACGGTGTGGACGCTGGCACACTGGAGGGTGGACGCCGTTATTACCTGCGTCGTGTGCCCCGCAATCCCTTTGCTGATCCGACCTTGCCGAATCTTGAGCAGTGGCAACTGCGTAGCTATCAGGATGAGCCAGACAATTCCCGTTGGGGACGGCAGGATGTTTACGATATTCGCGTTGCCATTGAAGAGAGCGCATTGGATGGGAGTTGCTACTGTGATTGGTAAACGCACCACGGCATCGAGTAAGGGCTTTACCCTGATCGAAATCCTGGTGGTCGTCATGCTGATCTCGCTGATGGCGGCCATGGTGGTGCCTGTGGTGTCGCATTCGGTGGAGATGGCCCGTGAATCGGCCCTGAAAGAAAACCTGCAAGTGATGCGCAAGGCACTGGATGATTATCTGGCGGACACCGGCCGTTATCCGCAGACACTGCAAGAGCTGGTCACCCGGCGCTACGTGCGCTTTATCCCGCAGGATCCGGTGCTTGATGAGACTGAGGCCAAGTGGACGTTGAGTTACGTGGAATACGCCGACGGCAGCCGCGGTGTCAGGGACATTCGTAGCAGCTCGCAAGCGCTGGCTGATGATGGTTCGCGGTTTGATAGCTGGTAAGGGGAGGGCGAGCAGACGTCATGCCGCAGGCCTGACCTATCCCGTGGTGCTCATCGCGCTCATGGTGATGAGCCTGCAGGCCATGACCGCAGTGCCCCTGTCGTCAACGCAGGCCCAGCGTGAGCGCGAAAGCGAATTGCTGTTTCGCGGTCAGGCCTATCGGCAAGCGATCCAGTCTTATTACTACGCGCTCCCGGGCGCACCTCAATACCCCGCCTCGATTGAGGATTTACTGCGCGATCCCCGTTTCCCCATGCGGCGTCATTTACGTCAGGCCTACGCTGATCCAGTCAGTGCGGAAGACTGGTTGTTGATACAGGCACCGGGCGGTGGCATTGCCGGTATTGCCAGCGCCAGCAACGAAACGCCACTCAAAACCGGCCACTTTCCTGCCGGTCTGGAAGTCTTCGAAGCCGCGTCGACCTATCGCGATTGGCAGTTTGTTTTTGTGCCTGGTACGTGAGTGCAGACCGAACAACGTTGTCGTGAAAAAGCATGACGCTATTCACAATTTTTAATAAGAAGATTGGCTTATAAAG belongs to Alcanivorax sediminis and includes:
- a CDS encoding type IV pilin protein, which encodes MAVRGFSLVEMLVSVMILGILAVVALPQYQNQVRREKEQDLREALRTVRTAIDAFHEDWKQGRIPPGGLASENGYPVSLAVLVNGVDAGTLEGGRRYYLRRVPRNPFADPTLPNLEQWQLRSYQDEPDNSRWGRQDVYDIRVAIEESALDGSCYCDW
- a CDS encoding type II secretion system protein encodes the protein MGVATVIGKRTTASSKGFTLIEILVVVMLISLMAAMVVPVVSHSVEMARESALKENLQVMRKALDDYLADTGRYPQTLQELVTRRYVRFIPQDPVLDETEAKWTLSYVEYADGSRGVRDIRSSSQALADDGSRFDSW
- a CDS encoding type II secretion system F family protein, which produces MSVYRYRAINAQGRLVAGEILAATPGEARERLVAQSLLPRQVSRKLFAARSGGSAELLLFSQSLHTLLQTGSEFLPALTIAHQRMKAGPLAESVGRAITDIRAGHQPSQAFSRDVHLFGPLWIAALKAGESSGELAQAIGAYEEHLDRSLTLKRKTVSAVTYPILVMSLIVVVVGVLVTVVVPKLTAGYASMGTELPLATRLLMGISLATPWLALLVVVLVTLAILVYRFRLSALQRARMKNRILSRLPLLGAIRSDMLTVNFTATLALLLKSGLHVHDSLAQMARMESDADLEQRYQSASAVVEKGNGVTESFSRFALLPESALQMLEAGEHSGELQTILQRISAFYKGSLDVAIQRFSTLAEPVLMLVIGVVVGFVMVAVYLPIFSMSQGLQ
- a CDS encoding GspE/PulE family protein, with protein sequence MSTDKITRPLVAALIRKGALKGETEGLIGIAGDSGHHLVSEGFVSEKVRLETLAELLHLDYIELPVDFRIPEALLNELSAETIKQHQCVPVSDEGGVIRVALAYPYDAGIEDIIHAKTGAPVKLALCDREQIQGVLKRSNLDRQILRDASVGLKSVAGDGPDRSGIVDLADDHDDPVVKLLNQILGDATRRQCSDIHVESEPAGIGIKYRVDGVLLPSELTVGDRYADQLVSRIKVMADLDISEKQKPQDGRFRLKDGSAEVDVRVSVVPTSHGEDVVMRLLDQHALAGKDQTLSLEGLGLSDAVLNRYRESIHEPFGLILLTGPTGSGKTTSLYAALNETNTGLEKIITVEDPVEYQLPGIVQIPVNEKKGLTFARGLRAILRHDPDKIMIGEIRDAETAEIAVQAALTGHLVFSTVHANTTLDVVGRIHHMGVDRYNFVSSLKCILGQRLLRKLCSHCASSQGPQPRERQLFDSQRLTPPAQLPVAVGCEHCEHTGYKGRFAVAEFIYFTPELKQMFIDQAPFREITAELEKQAFSSMRTEALKRVAAGETTLVEVERTTQRGML
- a CDS encoding Imm26 family immunity protein, encoding MSGKKSHSWVPGDVVGVPLDDRGFAYGRIREHGVAFYDFFTQRLENDLGLIISHDIAFSVVVHRSALRRWEKLGSVSLENHLEGYIRNFRQDIQYPEQCVVMNEEGQEFSASPEECIGLERSSVWERTHVEDRLKDCRDGRENVWVSMLSVKLV
- a CDS encoding type II secretion system GspH family protein, which translates into the protein MMVRGLIAGKGRASRRHAAGLTYPVVLIALMVMSLQAMTAVPLSSTQAQRERESELLFRGQAYRQAIQSYYYALPGAPQYPASIEDLLRDPRFPMRRHLRQAYADPVSAEDWLLIQAPGGGIAGIASASNETPLKTGHFPAGLEVFEAASTYRDWQFVFVPGT